A segment of the Arachis hypogaea cultivar Tifrunner chromosome 5, arahy.Tifrunner.gnm2.J5K5, whole genome shotgun sequence genome:
taatgataAGTTTGGATGGGGCAAGGGAGAAGCGGAGTGAAGGATAATCAAAGGGAAAGGACAACAAAACGCATGGTCGTAACGATAATGGCAAACCCAACGACGTCGTATCACGACTTCTTTGTTCTAGAATCTAGATCAACATTCGGTGTAATAATTACTTCTTCGATCTGTTAATGGTAAATTATtacagtattatttttattaattatttttaatcgtTTTCTTTCTATTACTttaaatagttatttattttcaAGTTTCAACTATTTGGAGGGTATTATGGGAAAATGAACATCTTACCCAATAATCTTCCTGATATACCACAAGTCCACAACACACCACATGACATATCTCATTCATTAGAGATTTTCCAATTCGATCTAATACATTtacttgatttttttatttaaaaattaaattaatgcttttaatttttttttcaaagcaTTTACCTAACTTTCCTGCAATTTGTGAGTTGGGTTTGGTTGAAGTCCATAGATTGGTGTGGGTTGACCCAACAACGCAATGGATACCTCTAATATAAAGTCTATCGTATTGGTTTTTGTTGGAAGGTATATTTTTGTTTCGTTTTCGGGTATGTCATCTAAATGGGTCAACGCTCTCTTTCATGTTTCTTTTACTAACAAAACAGGACCCTAAAAAAAACTTGCGTCAATAACAAACCAAACATTAGATATAATTTGTTCTTAGCTTTATTATTCCTTTTGCCTTGTTCTAGGAGAAATTACTCAAATTAGTAAATTACTAAAAAGTGAAGCACAATCTGCTAGCTAAAATTACATGTAAATAATATTCAATAATGAATGTAGTTAAATAACGTATTAGTTATTAGTTACAACTTAGATGCATatcataattttgaattttgatgtctaaGTGACAGATACGatagatgataaaaataaaaataggttaGATGACCTATTaagagtttatttttttatttgatttgagataaaataaatttaaatttaaggtGTTTTGAACATCTAAATTCATAAATAGATTAAgtctatttattaaaatataaataagtatataaataaatttttcataattaaaaatattaattttttaaaaatttgttatatctttttataaatacattttcatattttaaatacttaaaaattaaaatattattacaaatatTAAATTTAGTATATTACATATAATGATATAAGTAACTTTTTgataagaaaattttttttaatatatgtatatatttttctaaaaaaagaaAGTACTAggtattttaataaatttcaCGCTAACCAAACTTagtattttaaaatgaaaaatctataacaataccatactcaagttaattaattaactatataTATTACATATGTAGCTATTACGAACGAAGACTGACGGGGCTATTTCTATCCCAGTGAATCGACATAGTAGAAGTTAAAATCTTTACTGCAGCTATGATTAACTCATGATTTCATTATTATGTAACTTAGTGATATCAAGGTGCATGAATGCATGGTGTTGCCGTCACATGTATGAAAACTACAGTTGCGTaggtaagaaaaaaaagaaaaaaaaaaaaaaaacctgaatgATGATGTTTTTGCGCCATGTCTACAAAGGATAAAAGCCTGTGGATACAGCAACTTGTCAACAGCACCTTATTAGTTGTTAAAGATATAAATAtacatgttttttctttttatcaatttaaatttttagaaaagataatattataatatagtaTCAAACTATTATGTTAGTAAGATTTAGAGTTTGATTTttgataaattctaaaaaattttaaaaataatataagacaattaaaaaaattgtctatataaaaattaaacaaatacaacaaaaaaaaatcttacttaaaaaagaatattaaatatataaatatttatattatctccttttatcaatttaaaattttgaatttagattttttaaattttaaatttttatttaaagagtaaagtatgatctttcactatttattttataagtgggacaaaaaaaatataagagagaGACTATTTAAAAATGAATGATCACACGTTaccttctaaaataaaattcaaaatttaatggATCCAAATCCTAAGATTTTATAAGTGATATCATCACATCCGCTTCTTTCAAAATAATCCATATTTGCAAATTACCTATCTCACAATTTGTTCTTGCCACTACTGCCATGTGATCGCTTTTACCTACTACCTTCCTTAATTAAGTTGGAGCAGTTTTGCTTAATTAAGAACACACACATACGAGTTGTCATTCTGCATAAACTAGAAGCTTTAATTATTTGATGAAGTTGAAGAATAGAAAGTATGTGGTAATAAGGAAATAATTATGAAGATCAGAGAATGAAAAGTAGTTAAATTATGGAGGTAGAAGTGGGGACAGATAGAGAAATAGGAGGAAAGATGCTTTAATGATGGTTATATATGATTGGCATTGACTAGCTTGTCCTAACCTCTTTGGAAAGTTCGCCTTTTCTGTCACACAATTCCGATTCTACATTTTAAATAATGTACTAATGTGCCCATATTAATTAGCCTCTTACACAGACATTTAATTTGTACCAAAAtgttatgtaatatgtaatgtaaGTTTTGCTAACTCGAGGCACCATTTTCGGATGAGGACTATTGAGAACCAACCCCACAGGCCCCCTCTTTTCACTGCTACACCAAAATTTTGATTCACATTTTGGATACAATAATGCTTATGATGTGCTCTCTTCCTGGGGCTATTAATTATTTCCCCAACATATTTAAAACTCTGTTTGAATAGtcactttctctctttcttttattttcattttccatTCCCATATAATATGGCAAGTAGTTGTTACCGCTCTCTGTGTCCTAGATTGTTATATTCCATAAGGCAAGGGAATCATTGTTATTATCATCACTATTAACAAATGCTGCATGCATTTGTGATTCCTGTCATACAGAACAAAAAGAACAAAGACAATGAAATAATAAAGATGCGTCATTTATGTGCatgtgtttattttcttcacgtattcaaatttgtttcaaaattCCCATGCATTAATTATGCTATGTATATAGTATTCTATAAACTTCAATTTTTGCAAACACTTCCAAAGAGGAAGTAATTAAGGAGCCATTAATTCCTAAATAtcgtattattaattattacagaTGGTGAAAAAAAGGtagataaatacaaaataatcaaGCACGTAATGATTGTGATCTTTCCAGTAGCTAATGTCACTGTTTGAGACAAAGTACTTCAGTCTCAAAGCTTATACGGTCATATGAAAATCAACTTTAGTTTGCTTTTAACAATGATgtgttttcaaaattattttggtttgttcatatgaaaacaaacaaacaaacactaTAAGCTAATGAAATATAGCTGGCAAGTGGCAACAACGACAAACCTATCACATAAATATAGCAAGTACCATTCTTCATACTCGTTTGGAAGCCCTGAGCTTCAAGCTTCCTTTGATTTCAAttattctatataacttctaatTTGTCTTCTTTTATCAAtttcatccaaaaaaaaaaaagaaaagaaaaaatagagtgTCACAGTCAAATCATTTTTTAACTTAGGTAAAAcaattttactatttaatatttgcttttgcttgagtgttattaaatcgataaaaaatatcttttttcaattaaaagatttttttattttttaatatatttagcaAATTTCTAagaataaaagtaaaagcactagaaaaataaaaaaataatttttttgataaactataatttatatatttttttaaaagatttttttcttaaaaaagatattttttacatactaaatgaataaaaaaatatttttatcttattttacccaaacaaaattgatagataaaaaaatcgttttacatgagatattcaaatataaaatcacttttacttttataaaaaatcttttaaaaaaatcattaaaaactttttttttctaaaaataacgtCCAAACAAATCCTTAACTATGTATGTTAATATGGTTCAGGGTTCACCTATCTAATCTATCCCTTGGATTTgtaaattgattttatttaattagtttGTGGAGAATCTTAGTGATATAAAACTATGTGAACTTTTATCTTCATTATAGGGATGCCATagatttttgtaatttatattaATCCTCAATTAAAAACTATATATCCTTACATAAATTTTCGATAATTACATGGATCTAGGAAGCATGTTTGTCTGGATTGATTTGAATATTGATCCATTTGCTTGATCTGAAACCTCATAATAAGCATATATAATTATATGCTTAATTTATGTTTAGTATTTGGtcgtttctggcattgaacattGGCCTTCTGACTTGTATGCAGTGTATagtaagataaaatagaagtttcatttgttTATTTATTGAAACCAGAAACTTTGAGTCTGGATTTAAAGCTTAAAATATCATATCCTTCCAAAGACTACCTCAGCATGCATGTTGTTTTGTAGTTCCTAGCTTCACAGTGCTTTTTTGTCAAATTTgtcacttatatattttaatgTTTCAAAAACTAATAATTACACATAATCTTCTTTATCAGGAAAATAGATAATaaggttgtgtgtttttctaaTACAGTATCATGCATTTATTATAGTCTCTCTAAACATGTAGCTTGAGTTTCAACATGGTTCTTCCTCGGTGTCAtttatcttttctcttttaatcTGTCTCCGCATGTGTGCAACGTTGTTTGTCAGTAGAATTTGTGAGAAGACAATAAGGGAGAAACAGGTTACATTACCTCACTCCAATCCTTTTCTTCTTGTATTGGTTATGCAAAAGGTTAAAGGTCAAATACCCCaccattaaaatattatattatatttgtggATTCTTTGACAAACATTAGTCCCTTAAATACTCAAGGACAATATGGGTATCTCCTCTAAAAAGCCATTTTTACAAAGAGAAACAGAAACCCCACAATAACTCTCTATTCCTTTCAAAGTATCCAATGTCCTTTATCCCTTACCTTTCATCCCTTTTGAGGTAACTAAATCCTTGCTTTTCTTTCTTGCAATCCAGTTTTTTGTTACCATCTCACTTGTTCTCTCTTTTTATCTGCCAAAACTATATACTGAAAAAATAGTGTTGAAGTAAGGTTAgatttgtctttttattttttagtcttaCAAGTGAATTTTAGACACAGTAGAAGAGACTTGTAGCAATGTAACTGAAAAATAAATGCTACCCCGTTACTACAATCATAGtgtatctttttcaactaaaagTGAACTACTATCTGAATTTTGTCCCACATTATATTTTGTCTTGGTTGTGGTTCCATCAAATAATTGGCCTAATTGCTAATATTACGATTAAATTAAGGGATGGATGCAAAATGAGACAAAATGGTGGACGGAAGGTCACCAACTCCCACTTGCTTTCCAACAAGAGAATAGAATGTTGAAAATATGGCCTGCTATTTTACCATTTGTGATTTGCTGACttatttgtttttctattcatTCTGTACACACTAATGTATTATTATAACTTATTATCATATAGtatagtaatagaataaataatgaaTATGCATCTTTATCTTTGTTTATATGTTGAGTCTGCACTTACTTAACAGTCAACTCTAAACAGTTGAGCCTCTCATACCTTGGATCTCTGTAGAGTTTGATAGAGTTAGACTGAGATTTTGGCAACTTTTTGAAGCTTTGACATCTTTTTCCCCTCGTTCATTCACCATTGTCAAAgttattattattctattaaaGCTAAAAAGAGGACTTCATTCTTCAATTAAAGGGCCACTCTCCTTTTAATGCAACGCAAAAAGGCCACCCTTTACAAAGGCTTGTAGTTGTGGCAGCATAGCACTAGCAGTGTCACAACTCTTCACTCTTCAACGACAAGGTTCAGTGGTCAAAAGGGAAATTCTTTTGTTTATCTCCCTTACATCCATGGTTTTTATGAAAAGATATATCTCTTATGTCCCGGAAGATTATGCTAGCAGCAAGTGATCATCATCACTTTGTGGTTACTTCCTGGAAGGAAACTCAACTATGCTGAAATGCAAAGTAGCATGTGAAGTCTTGGCAGTTTAGAATCTATTTAATGGTCTCTGGCAACTAACTTGGCCGATTTAGAATCCATTTGTGAAGTTTGTTGAGAGTTCTTGATTGTTAAGTTCCTTGGTATGATGTTTCCAGTGACTCTCTATTGCTTTTTTTTATCCACCGTTGATTTTGTTGTTTATGTGAATAACTCTTGATTTGGGTGGCTTTCAGTTTTAGATATGGGGATTGAGAGAAGTGGAGAAAACAAAATTCTTGGACTGAGATTCACTTCAAGTCACAAGCGTTCAAAGAGGTATACCTTCTGCTTCATATGCTTCAATTTTTCGCTTCTATTGTTTGTTGCATGGATTGGTGTTCTTCACATACTTGTAAATGTTTACACATGACAACTTGCTtctattttttaatgtgttttctGTTTCTACATGACAGTCTTCCTGttaagaaaggagtggaggaacatgataatcaacttgaggCATTAGACTCAATGAAGCTGGTATAGTGAACCATTCATGATGCtgaaataacaattttttttttctttttcattttttacatGGAATTGAATTGTGTAAATGGTATATATGATTTGAGATAAAGAGTTAGTTAATCTGTTTGCATTTTGTTGAGACATTAATGATCCGTGACATCATTGGATATAGTCCCCCACATACAACAAATTCTGTTTGAGTAGCAGGACTTTTGTGACTCTTAACAAGTATGGGTTTGATTTGGTTACAGGATATGGGTTACCTCACAGAATGCACTAAAGCTAGAAATGAAGTCCACACTACTCTCAAGCAAGAGGTACAATACAATACCATAATTGTTATTGGTCATGACTCATGACTCATGACTTTACCTTTTTACTGCACTATATAGCCCATTTAGCCATGATCACTTCATCATGCTTCAGTTCAGCTTTTTTCTAGTGACTACTCAGAATATTTCTGTCCTATTTACTCTGTCTATTTCTGTGTAGATTCTACAACTAGAGAGAAGATTACAAGACCAATTTGAAGTTAGATGCACCCTAGAAAAGGCACTTGGATACAGGCCTTCACCTCTTGTTAATGCAAATGATAATACCATGTCCAAGGTAGATTTCTCTTTGTTTCTCTTAATCATATTATCTATAGCTATGAATGATTAATGGAATTATGTTACATGTAATGTTATGCTATTAAGAACATTGACCTTACAAGTGTATATGAGTTTtgtgtctttgttttctttctgtttaTCAAAACTCTTGTTTACAATGTTATATTGTAACTCCAGCCAGCCACAGAGTTAATCAAGGAGATTGCAGTGTTAGAGTTGGAAGTTGTGTATTTGGAGCAACATCTTCTCTCTTTATACCGTAAAGCTTTTGATCAACACTTATCTTCTGTCTCTCCTTCCACCAAGGAGGAAACTGTGAAGCTTCCTCAAACAACGCCGCAACCTCGGCTCACTCAAGTCTTAACCAAAACAGAATGCTCTGCAGTACAATCAAATAATAGCCATGAGCCTCAGACTCAGGGAAAAGAACACAAAGGAAATCTTCCAGAAGACATGCATATGTACTCTGGAGTTTACCGTTGCCATTCTTCATTGTCACATTATTCAGCATTTACAAGATCATCTCCACCATCAGAACCTTTAACTAAACCTCCCCGTGCCTGTCATTCTCAACCATTGTCCATGATGGAGGTAAATCTAGTATCAAGAATATGCAAACTGTTTTTGTCACAAAACTAGGACAATAGATATAGGGACAAAAGACACAATATTTCTGTATTTTCTTTCCTAAGAAACTTTCATATCCAGCTTGCCACCTTGATCATCAACTTGGTAGAACACTGTCTTGATTATTCTAAACTCTCACATTGTTTTCAAAGAAAAACATGACAATATTGATGGAGTGGAAGCCTTTGGATTTTGACTTTGAGTTGTTTGTAAATTTATACAGTATGGCCAAAGCAATCCACCAAATATAGTTAGTCTGGCAGAACATCTGGGTACGCGAATATCCGATCATGTTCTAGAGACACCTAACAAACTTTCCGAGGACATGATCAAATGCATATCAGCTATATATTGCAAGCTTGCAGACCCTCCATCATTGCATCCCGGCCTTTTGTCTCCCACTTCATCCTTGTCCTCAACCAGTGCCTTCTCCATTGGAGATCAAGGTGACATGTGGAGTCCAAGGTTCAGGAACAATTCCTCCTTCGATGCGCGGTTAGACAATCCATTCCATGTTGAAGGACTCAAGGAGTTCAGTGGACCTTACAGCACCATGGTTGAAGTAACATGGATTTATAGAGAAATTCATAAATCAGGCGATGCTGATAAGTTGCTCCAGCATTTCAGGTGAGCTTATTAAAATATCCAACTAAGTTAATGAATAATGAAGTTCATTATCTTATATTTTCATGCCCTTTAATTTGTAATGTTGTTTCAGGTCACTTATTAGTCGATTAGAAGAAGTAAATCCTGGGAAGTTGAAACATGAAGAGAAGCTAGCTTTCTGGATCAATGTACACAATGCTTTGGTGAtgcatgtaataataataattatcctCGAAAAGATAAAACTCTTGTTTTCTTGTAATACTCTTCACACATTTGTTCCCTTTGATTTGCTGGTTTATAATGTGTTCATTGGTATTTAATAGGCATTTTTGGCTTATGGAATTCCACAAAACAATGTGAAAAGAACTTTTCTTCTTCTCAAGGTAAATAGTGAAGTTAGTAGGCTAGTAGCATCTTTTATAGTCATTGAAGGATGAAACTCATAACATAACCTTCTGCTTGATTGGCCTTTGCAGGCTGCATATAATGTTGGTGGCTACACTGTTACTGCAGACACAATACAAAACATTATACTCGGATGCCGGATTTCTCGTCCTGGACAGGTTCACCCTATGATCCTAACCTATTAAtacgagtttaattttaatgcactgatgatataaaatatatagaacATGTAGAAGTAGAACCTTTGAATTATAGTTCTTAATCCAATATAGTACTAGTGATTAAGATGGTGCTTCTTAAAACTTGTTTGTTCCTGCAGTGGCTACGTTTGTTCTTTTCTCAAAAGAGCAAATTCAGAAGTGCAGATGGAAGAGTAGGATATGCAATGGAACATCCTGAGCCTCTTTCACACTTTGCACTCTGTTCAGGGAACCATTCTGATCCAGCGGTATTCAACCACTTCTTAGCTCTGAACCTGTGCAATTTATTTACATAACAACCCCATTTTCGATAATTAAATGCTAATCCAAGATTTATATTCATGGCAGGTACGTGTATATACAGCAAAGAGGGTGATTCAAGAGCTAGAAGCAGCAAAGGATGAGTACATTCGAGCTACATTTGGGGTACGGAAGGATAAAAAATTACTACTACCAAAGCTTGTTGAGTCATTCACCAAGGACTTAGAACTATGCCCAAGTCAGGTTATGGAGATGATCCAAGATTCTTTGCCAGAATCCCTTAGAAAGAGTGTGAAGAAATGGCAGGTGGTAAAATCCCGAAAATGCATAGAATGGATTCCACATAACTTCAATTTTCGATATCTCATATCTAAGGACATGCTCAAATGATTAGTTATGTAATGTAATTCTTTTTGTACAAAGTAGACAAGGTAGCAGTGAAGGGTGTGagtaaataatgataataaagtgCATGCAGTCGCTAATTCGtcataaaaagaaagagaaaacgaaattgatttttatttggGAATTGAGAATACACGAGGATCAGTAAGGAGACTCTCCAATGACATTTCCAGGGGGATCATAGAAACAAATGGTCAAGCTAGCTTTGTCCTTCACGCAAATGGCTTGGGAGCAACCAAGCTGCACCGTGTTCCTCCACACCACCTGCGTGTAAACGCCGCACTCGTGGTTCGACACGCACGTGTTGCTGCTGTGGTTGTAGAAGTCTTTCTCCTTCACCCACTCCTCCACCGCCGTGCGTGGCGCCACGCCGGCCGCAGATCCCGACCAGAGCTGGTTGCCGCCGTACTTGCTGGCCGTTAAGTTGGCGAACTGGCAGGCCATGTTGTTCCTCTGGTAGCGCACCATTAGGCTGGTG
Coding sequences within it:
- the LOC112800643 gene encoding uncharacterized protein; protein product: MGIERSGENKILGLRFTSSHKRSKSLPVKKGVEEHDNQLEALDSMKLDMGYLTECTKARNEVHTTLKQEILQLERRLQDQFEVRCTLEKALGYRPSPLVNANDNTMSKPATELIKEIAVLELEVVYLEQHLLSLYRKAFDQHLSSVSPSTKEETVKLPQTTPQPRLTQVLTKTECSAVQSNNSHEPQTQGKEHKGNLPEDMHMYSGVYRCHSSLSHYSAFTRSSPPSEPLTKPPRACHSQPLSMMEYGQSNPPNIVSLAEHLGTRISDHVLETPNKLSEDMIKCISAIYCKLADPPSLHPGLLSPTSSLSSTSAFSIGDQGDMWSPRFRNNSSFDARLDNPFHVEGLKEFSGPYSTMVEVTWIYREIHKSGDADKLLQHFRSLISRLEEVNPGKLKHEEKLAFWINVHNALVMHAFLAYGIPQNNVKRTFLLLKAAYNVGGYTVTADTIQNIILGCRISRPGQWLRLFFSQKSKFRSADGRVGYAMEHPEPLSHFALCSGNHSDPAVRVYTAKRVIQELEAAKDEYIRATFGVRKDKKLLLPKLVESFTKDLELCPSQVMEMIQDSLPESLRKSVKKWQVVKSRKCIEWIPHNFNFRYLISKDMLK
- the LOC112800644 gene encoding STS14 protein; its protein translation is MQRYTLFSLLLLLAMFLLGSQGATTPPAKEYLDAHNEARAAVGVQPLSWSDKLANATSLMVRYQRNNMACQFANLTASKYGGNQLWSGSAAGVAPRTAVEEWVKEKDFYNHSSNTCVSNHECGVYTQVVWRNTVQLGCSQAICVKDKASLTICFYDPPGNVIGESPY